In the Desulfosporosinus acidiphilus SJ4 genome, TCGTTTATCACCAGAGGGTACTATGCCAAAATACTTCGACACACACTGAGCCGGAGCCGGACATCAATCCTCAACAGTACGGTTTTCCTGCTCCCAGGCCTGTAAACGTTCGGTTATATCCCCAATGTCGCCCTCAAGCAGCGTCCGGCCGTCGATTAGCACTCGATCCTTTTGAATTCGCGTTAAAATGGCCACAGGACCCAGACGTAAAAACTTTTCCAGTTCGCCGACACTTCTTTGTCGGGGACGAATAGAGCACACCCAGGTAGGAAGGTCGACTGTAGGCCATGCCCCTCCTCCGACCTGGGATACATCTTTCTTAATTTCAACCAATAAAGCAGTATTTGACCCCAGAGCAGATTTTAACTCTTCAGCAACGGATTTCAAATCCTTCAAAGAATAAGAAAGCATCCTCCAGACAGGAATTTCCTCGCCTTCCCCATTTTCATACATCCGGAGAGTTCCTTCTAAAGCCGCTAAGGTCAGCTTATCAATTCTTAAGGCCCTTGTTAACTGATTAGCCTTCAAGCGCTCAATAAAACGTTTTTTGCCCACGATAATCCCTGCCTGGGGGCCGCCCAATAATTTATCCCCGCTGAAGGAAACCAGATCGAGACCTGCCTTAACAGCTTGCTGAACCGTTGGCTCCGGTGGAAAACCCAAGCTTGCTCCATCAAAAAAGCTCCCGCTTCCTAAATCCTCCATAACAGGAATTCCCCGTTTTTCTCCAAGTTCAACTAATTCTGCTCCCGAAACAGAGTGCGTAAACCCTTCAAGCCTGTAATTACTGGTATGAACTTTAAGTAAAAGAGCTGTTTCCGGACTGATGGCACCTTCATAATCCTTATACCAGGTCTTATTAGTGCTTCCTACCTCTACCAGCTTAGCCCCTCCGGCTTTTAAGACTTCAGGGATTCGAAAGGAACCTCCCACTTCGACTAATTCCCCGCGGGAAACAACAACTTCTTTACCCATAGCAAAGGTATTCATCATTAATAGAACTGCTGCAGCGTTGTTATTCACCACCATCGCGGCTTCCGCTCCTGTGAGTTCACAGAGAATCTGCTCAACGAGACTATATCTTGAGCCTCGTTCTCCTGTCTTGATGTTCAATTCCAGATTACTGTATCTTTCAGCCTGTGCTGCCACAAAACGTGCAACCTCAGGGGCAAGAATTGCTCTGCCGCAATTAGTATGCAATACTACTCCGGTTGCATTAATCACTCGGCGCAGATTCATCTCCGGATTTGCCAAAGCTTGAAGAAGATTAACTTTCAGCCACGGCCAAAGCCGCTGCTCAAAGTCCCCCCCCAACTCCCATGAATTCTGATAGACATTTTTTCTTGCGTTTTGTAAAACCTGTCGAACACAATGTTTTAAACGAGGCGAGTTCCTCTTATTCGTCAAGAAGGGACTGAATTCAGCTTCTGCTTTCAGTCGCTCAAGCACTTCGTGAACCGCAGGAAGCGCTCTTAATTGTCTTTGCGTTTCTTCTTCCACCGATAGACACTCCTTACAGGCCATTTCTATGTTAACCAGTTTACAATATAATTAGGCCTTGCACACTTTTTAGGATTTCGACAACCCAATTGGCATATGATATAGACACAAGCTAATTTGAGGAGGAATTTCATGTCCAGCCTAAATTCAATTCAGCCAACACGCCAGCTAGCTCAACAAGCTGTTATCATTTCTTTTTCTGAATTTGCTCGCAAAAAGAACCAATTCCAGCCCTGCATCTTCTGCGGTGAGACGATG is a window encoding:
- the selA gene encoding L-seryl-tRNA(Sec) selenium transferase, coding for MEEETQRQLRALPAVHEVLERLKAEAEFSPFLTNKRNSPRLKHCVRQVLQNARKNVYQNSWELGGDFEQRLWPWLKVNLLQALANPEMNLRRVINATGVVLHTNCGRAILAPEVARFVAAQAERYSNLELNIKTGERGSRYSLVEQILCELTGAEAAMVVNNNAAAVLLMMNTFAMGKEVVVSRGELVEVGGSFRIPEVLKAGGAKLVEVGSTNKTWYKDYEGAISPETALLLKVHTSNYRLEGFTHSVSGAELVELGEKRGIPVMEDLGSGSFFDGASLGFPPEPTVQQAVKAGLDLVSFSGDKLLGGPQAGIIVGKKRFIERLKANQLTRALRIDKLTLAALEGTLRMYENGEGEEIPVWRMLSYSLKDLKSVAEELKSALGSNTALLVEIKKDVSQVGGGAWPTVDLPTWVCSIRPRQRSVGELEKFLRLGPVAILTRIQKDRVLIDGRTLLEGDIGDITERLQAWEQENRTVED